The following is a genomic window from Haloarcula sp. DT43.
ACAGCCCCCCAACGAGCCGGGGTACGAACCGCCGTGTCCGCCCGCCGGCCAGCCCTACGAGCACCGCTTTCAGGTGTTCGCGCTCGGCGAGGAACTGGCGCTCGACGGCGGGGCGGACCAGGAGCCGGCGACGGAGGCCATCGCCAACGCGCTCATCGCGAGCACCCGCATCACCGTCGACTACACTCACCCGGTTCCGACCGACGGTTAGGCGACGCCTGACGGACGCGGCCAGCGGCGGACCCGACGGACTGCTCGTTTCTGTGGTGTCGAGAGTATGCCGCGTAGACGGCCGGCTGTGGCCGGTGCAAGTCACCGGGCTGTCACTATTTGTGGTAATGTTTAACAATACCATTAAACCTATATACTGGTGTGATATACCATAGCATGTATGGCGTCCGCACCGAGCAGTGACGATATGTTCGACGAGTTCCTCTCCCAGCGTGGTCACGAAGTCGACCAGAGCGGTTGGGAAGAGAGCTATAACAAGAAGCAGTGCCCAGATTGCGGCGGCCTTCACGAGTCGACAGCGGCCCAGTGCTCGGTGTGCGGCTGGACACCGGTACGGTAAGGAACTCCGCTTTTCGGTTTCGTCGGAGCGAGACACACGACCGTCAGTGTCGACTGTGGCGCTTCTCGCTCACCATGTAACACGGGAGCGGATAGCTGGTCGGCCGGCGACTGGTCGCCGCCCCCTCTAGAACGCGTCCAGCGCCGCGTGGAGAAACAGTCCGACTGCGAGATGCTGGTGCGCCGACTCCGCGATACGTTCCTCCGCAGCGGCAGCGTCCGCGACGCCGTACTGTTTCGTCTGGACGAGTTCGTGTACTCGGAGCGTGCCGTCCGCTTCCAGTTCGTGTAGCCGGGGGTACACTGTCCCCGGACTCAGTTCGGCACCGAACTGTGACTCCAGTTCGTCCATCAGTCCGGTGCCGTGGGTGCCACCATCGGCGACTGCAATCGTCGCCAGTAGAATCTCCTCCAGGCTCTGTGTGACTAAGCCGTCCTCGACCGCGAGGTCGCCGCCGTCGAGGTCGTCGATGACCGAATCCAACACCGACTCCGGGATGGCGTCACGACTGGGTGGGTCGTGCGATTCCGGGCGCTCCGTGCCGTCGAACGGGGTCACTCGCTCGTCGGCCGTCTGGCCCTGTGGTCTACCCGTCGTCACGCGACGGAGGTCGTCTCCGGACATGGTCTCACCTGAACGCGCTCCGCGGTGACGGGTACAGGGGCAGTCATGATATAAACAGGGCAGTGTTTTCTGAGCGTGAAACCACCTCAGCGCTCGAAAACGCTTATATAACGCGACACGAATCTTCGTGTAGTGGCTGAGGAACAGAGCATCGAGGAGATTCTCGACACTATCGGCGACCAGCACGCACGCCGCGTGCTCGCCGCCATCAGTCGGGAACCGCAGTCGGCGAAGGAACTGGCCGAGGAGTGTGACCTCTCGTTGCCGACGGTGTATCGGCGCATCGAACTGCTCGACGAGTACGACCTCGTCACGGACCGGACGCTCGTCGCCGAGGACGGCAACCACTACAAGGTGTACGAGTCGAACTTCGAGTCGACGGTCATCTCGCTCGAAGACGAGGAGTACAAGGTCCGCATCTACCGGGAGGAGAATCTCCCGGACCGGTTCAGTCAGCTCTGGGACGAGCTGAACCCCGAATGAGTCCCGCCGTACCTGGAGGCCCGACCGCATGACGACCGGCGTCGCTATCGCCCGTGGCGTGCTCATCCTGATGCGGATGGTGGTGTTCGGGCTGACGCTCGGCATCACGCTGATTAGCTTCCAGGCCTACCGGAAACGCCCGTCGGAACGGCTCCAGTACGCGTTCATCGGCTTCGCGTTCATCAGCATGGGCGTCGCCATCTCCAGCGTCATCACGCAACTGAGCGCCGGTGAGACGGGGGCCCTCGCCCGCGTGTTCTTCCAGATGGCGGAGACGATACCGTTCATCATCGGGTTCGCGATGCTGTACGTCTCGCTGTACCGCTGAGTCCCCGGTCCGACGCGTATCGGTCGTCGTCCCGCTAAAGCACGTCGTTTATTTGGC
Proteins encoded in this region:
- a CDS encoding DUF7521 family protein — encoded protein: MTTGVAIARGVLILMRMVVFGLTLGITLISFQAYRKRPSERLQYAFIGFAFISMGVAISSVITQLSAGETGALARVFFQMAETIPFIIGFAMLYVSLYR
- a CDS encoding PadR family transcriptional regulator → MSGDDLRRVTTGRPQGQTADERVTPFDGTERPESHDPPSRDAIPESVLDSVIDDLDGGDLAVEDGLVTQSLEEILLATIAVADGGTHGTGLMDELESQFGAELSPGTVYPRLHELEADGTLRVHELVQTKQYGVADAAAAEERIAESAHQHLAVGLFLHAALDAF
- a CDS encoding ArsR/SmtB family transcription factor, producing MAEEQSIEEILDTIGDQHARRVLAAISREPQSAKELAEECDLSLPTVYRRIELLDEYDLVTDRTLVAEDGNHYKVYESNFESTVISLEDEEYKVRIYREENLPDRFSQLWDELNPE
- a CDS encoding HVO_0416 family zinc finger protein — protein: MASAPSSDDMFDEFLSQRGHEVDQSGWEESYNKKQCPDCGGLHESTAAQCSVCGWTPVR